The nucleotide sequence AGAAGGCGAGTTTACACCATGTGATGTGGGGGAGAACCTCCAGCAACAGCtcacatccccccccaaaaaaacctgaagatAATAGAGAATTAATTCTGGAGTGAAACCTCACATAAGCCCCTAGTGTGTGAAAAAACACTATTCGGTAGTGTTTAACTGATCCTGGGAGAAGTTACATTGGCTACCTACCATgtgaacagtgttagaaactgggatacaaaagctaggagccaaatggctcctgggacctgggttgtgggtgcaaaaacaaaatgtctagtcgccatttgggggggggggttggcaacactttatttcttatttcataagcatgaactaatatgcaattcacataagtgacacattgttaatatcacatttttgtacagaaattgttaatacgtGTTTAATTTGgcatttacaataaaaatattgataccatacttcagttttcaaaacactctactcacagaatcatagagttggaagagaccacaagggccatccagtccaaccccctgccaagcaggaaacaccatcaaagcattcctgacagatggatgtcaagcctccgcttaaagagctccaaagaaggagactccaccacactccttagcagcaaattccactgccgaacagctctcactgtcaggaagttcttcctaatgtttaggtggaatcttctttcttgtagtttgaatccattgctccgtgtccgcttctctggagcagcagaaaacaacctttctccctcttctatatgacatcctttgatatatttgaacatggctatcatatcaccccttaaccttctcttctccaggctaaacatacccagctccctaagccgttcctcataaggcatcgtttccaggcctttgaccattttggttgcccccttctggacacgttccagcttgtcagtatccttcttgaactgtggtgcccagaactggacacagtattccaggtgaggtctgaccagagcggaatacagtggtactattacttcccttgatctagatgctatactcctattgatgcagcccagaattgcattggcttttaaagctgctctttattgttaaactccttattgtctatccttaacacataccttgaggcttcaaagcacatacatttcagtaatccttgagtgtcagccaggcacaAAAAAAATCGCACCCAGACCTTTTGAGGAGCTCACAAATGGAGCATCTTTCAGTGCAAAATGTGCCACGTGCCCTGCTAATTACGAACCCTGCATGTGAAAGGTCACATTCATAAGACGTGAAGCATCAATTAATGCATTGTGTGGAGAATGCattatttctagaaaaatagtccTGCTTATGCACATCTTAGCATGTCTCCTTTTACTTGCCttatctctaaactaaaaagccccaaactttGGAAATCTTCTGCATAGCGTAGTCGCTCCAACtcccttgatcattttagttgcccttttcCTGCTCTACAATAACCTTTTTGAGTCAAGGTATTACCTAGAGTGTGGGTTGTGCCACAGAtctgtataatggcattatgatattggcagtttgaTAACTGTGGTTTGAATGTTTTCAAATGGATATCCCAAGTACAAGAATGTTCTAGAAATCCCTGGTCTAATTAGCAAATTGactgaattttttggggggggatagtAGGCctacattaaacaaacaaacactgtctGGCAAACATGTAAAATTTATTACTTCCTTGCGTTCAAGGCTTCATTGTTAAATGGGCATAGAATATAGGGAGAAATATTCCAATCGAGATCTGGGAGAATTTTTGGACATCAGCACAATATGTTCTCTTTTGGACTCAGGTATCAGAGAAAATTGTTATGAAATAATGATTACCGGTAAGTGATATATAACcctgataaaaattaaaattattctcTCTCCTCAGCcaaatgcctggggggggggaggggggaaatgtaagttGGCAATGGGATATTGAGAAAGAATAAAAACTTGTTGGGGAAGAATATTAGGTTATAAAGTTCCCCTACACCCAGCAATACTTAACGGTATTCAATTACTTTGCACCTCACCATTTTAAACATCTTAAACATGGATTTACTACATGCCcttgcaattaaaaagaaaataaaaattacacaagGTAATTGCAACAGGCAAACAGAAATTAGAAATGATCCAATAAGGGGAAGGAATGCATTGCAGGTAGTTGGCTTAGGCCTTCTCCCTTTGGGCGCTTAGCAACAGACTGCCTGGCAACCAGCCATGAGCTTTGCTCCTTATCCTTGACTCATGGAAATCGGCTGATTTACTGAGGAGGCTCTGGACCTAGCattctgcacgtgctcagaggtaATTCATCAACAAATTCCCTGCCTGAGTCCGACatcagagggggagagagaaaaaaccggGGCAGGAAGAACTATGACTCTGGCTTAGATTACGCCCAGCAAATTGGGCTGCATTGATTTAAATCTATTTTGTTAACAAATGGCCATACTGTTGCATTGGGCCAAAGACCCTTCTTCTGAGccacgccaataaaactcagagactagaggagctaggagtccattttgttttctttattgcaaagcaataagggttacagtcgaatcatttcgCAAGCccgcaaccccgcccaaaggtctgggcaggggtatttataacatttcagacaaagcatttcaaattaaccaatcatatttcactacatcattttagtttagtacgcatgtacattacctaatctaatacgcacgCGCAATAAGCATTTCTAACTGAACCTTGGTTCTCACCGATTTGTTACATCTTCGTTAGTTTgcatgcatgggaatctgtgttaagCCTTCGTGCATGgaaatctgtgttaggcctttgttctatgtgTCAACTTATGTACTAGCTTTCtgaatgtgattgacgtatttgctgtccttctttcccagtAGGGAAGGTATTatgccaaatcatcagtttccttaaagcaacaggttaccataacatttctattatagcatattcaatgatttattggggttcacattatattcattgtggcccctttgggccactgctacaataCCGTTTTAGTTTTAGccaaaactatatatatatatatatatatatatatatatatatatatatatatataaagtggaGTACCTGTCTCCCCtacatattgttggactacatctcccaccacccctgattcCTAACCATGCcaaatggggctgatgggagttgtaattcagcagccATGACATGGGGGGCAAGGCCCCCAAAAATGTTCAAGCAGGGGCTCTCCTGCAGCTGCAGCTGGCCTCTCACGGCCTACCTGTGGCCGCAGCGAACACACACGCAACATGCACATAATGTCATGCACACATGCTGACCCCGCCCCCCGAAATTGGGCAGAACCTGGCATGTCTGGAGGGCTTAAGTGTAGCTCTATTAAGGTGgtgagcagctttccccaacttaGTGCCCTCGATgtacttttggactacaactcccttcagcgcCAGGCAGCTGACGCgcagcgggaattatttaagcagagttttcattgaaacaaataaaaacttttattaagtttaaaataaacttcatAGAAATAGTTCACATATAGAATTcaggctcttctctatactggcacacaATCTGAGAGAAACTACCGgtagtcaccacagtcaaggtaagtaactcacatGGCACTGAAAGACAGTTACAGACTGGAATGGCAGTTATATCTTAAAATGACAGTTACATCTTAGAATGACAGTTACAGCAGTTAGGcatctttgtcacatgacagcagcatggccagtggtcaggtaCCTGGAGAGCCTGACTGACACTGTCCACACAAGGAGAGCCTCTCATGCACTGGGTGAAGATCCTCCTTTGTATTCATTTGATCTGAACCCAGTCCTCCGAAACAGGTGGGCAGAGGATGGACTTCTGTGCCTAAACCATCAAAGAGAAAAATGAATGGCCACAAAAAGAgagtactgggaactgtagtttgttatgagtGCTCAGAGTTAATAGGAGACTCCCTATTTCCTTCACAGAACtagagttcccagagttcccttggaaAACAGGCTGATGGTTAAAAACCATTCTGAATATTGTGGCTCTGTTAAGGGaataaggcaggggtaggcaacctaaggcccgtgggccggatcaccttctcaatccggcccacggacggtctgggaatcagcgtgttttcacatgagtagaatatgtccttttatttaaaatgcatctctgggttatttgtggggcctgcctggtgatttttacatgagtaaaatgtgtgcttttatttaaaatgcatttctgggttatttgtggagcataggaattcgttcattccccgccccccgcccccccaagatatagtccagcccaccacatggtctgagggacggtggaccagcccacagctgaaaaaggttgctgacccctggaataggGAGTCCCCTAAAAACGCCCAGCGCtcataacaaaccacagttcccaggaatctttgaggGTCAGAGGCAGAGAAGCCCCTCCCATCTATCCCCCATCTGGTGTTTTGGCTCCTCCCAGAACAATCTCCACCAGCTACCCCTCCCATCAGTTTGGCTGGGATCAACTGCCATTTCGCCTCGCCTCTTCCACAAATTGCCCCACTTGGCCATTGTAAGAATAATGTAACATTATGTGAAAAGGGGTGCCAGAATCTGcttattttcctctttctttcctgggCTTTTCCTTTCGTGTtgaacctattttttaaaaaagaaagcctcAAAGCTTGGCCCGTGTGGTAGAGTTGTTAAAAggatcagactaggacctgggggattagaattcaaatcccccctcagccatgagCCAGTCCCTGtttctctcagcttaacctacctcacagggttgttatggagattaaatgagaaagaggagaaccatgtatggcagattgagctccttggagaaaaaagtccCTCGACATCTAAGGACCCAAGACTGAAGAACAACCTGAATCTGAATCCTTATTTCCTCTATAGAATATATTGTCCCCAATCAACAAAGCGTGTCAGTCTTTCCTCCCacctgaaaaaaaataaaatactggtgGCAGATGCACATTATGCtttcaaagcacatgacttacCCCAATGAATTATGGGACAAgttgtttaagggtgctgggaattgtagctctgtgagggtgaaGCTCCCATTTCTAGGAATCTTTGAGGCAAGCCCTGTGCAATAGTagtgcctgttgttgttgttgttgttgttgttgttgttgttttgtttgtactccacccatctgactgggttgtcccagccactctgggcagcttccaacaaatataaaagcttaataaaacatcaaacattaaagatcTCCCTATATAGGTCtgttaacaggtaggtagctgtgttggtctgccatagtcaaaacaaaataaaaaataaaaaataaatccttccagtagcaccttagagaccaactaagtttgttcttggtatgagctttcatgtgcgtgcacacttcttcagatacactgaaacagaagtcaccagacccttatatatagtgagagggtggtcTGTTaagctatttatctccttgacatctggagggtgttccacagggtgggcgccactagtATGAAGGCCTCAACAttgaatttgctttaaatgtatgttgtggtaTGATAAGGTTAAGGCCCATAAAGGTTTTAAATCACATATTATTAGAAATGCTTTGTTCCAGGTTTGGCTgagatataaagatttgttagaaaggaaaacacccaggtgGATTTCACCTTTAGAAGCTGAAGCTCATAAAAGAATAAACATGGAAGGTGAATGGCCAAGATATACTGATATTTTGGTTCAAGATGGAGATACGTACAAATTGAAATCATATGAACAGATGAAAGGGAAAGTATCTCATTGGCTGCAATATTACCAGATTAATGAGTTGTATAAAatagggtgaaagaggaaagcgcaaaatatggtctgaagctcaacatcaaaaaaactaagatcatggccactggtcccatcacctcctggcaaatagaaggggaagaaatggaggcagtgagagatttcactttcttgggttccaggatcactgcagatggtgacagcagtcacgaaattagaagacgcctgcttcttgggagaaaagcaatgacaaacctagacagcatcttaaaaagcaaagacatcaccttgccgacaaaggtccttatagttaaagctatggttttcccagtagtaatgtacggaagtgagagctggaccatgaagaaggctgatcgccgaagaattgatgcttttgaattatggtgctggaggagactcttgagagtcccatggactgcaagaagatcaaacctatccattctcaaggaaatcggccctgagtgctcactagaaggacagatcctgaagttgaggctccagtacttgggccacctcatgagaagactccctggaaaagaccctgatgttgggaaagatggagggcacaaggagaaggggacgacagaggatgaaatggttggatagtgttcttgaagctactaacatgagtttggccaaactgcgggaggcagtgaaggataggcgtgcctggcgtgctctggtccatggggtcacgatgagtcggacatgactgaacgactgaacaacaacaaataaaatagacAAGAAATATGGCTTTcaatcagagaaatccaagttggaaacggaattGATAGAACCAAAGGTTAAAAATCTgtctagaatgtataatttgttgctggagtggaatacgaaagatgagatggttaaatcggtaatgattgAGTGGGCAAAAAAATGtagggcacaatattatgttggaggattgggaaaggttgtggaagacAGGTATaacattttcagcatgtaatagcctgagagaaaatctaatgaaaatgatgtatagatggtatttaactccagttaagttGGCTAAAATGTACCATGGACAATGtagtaaatgctggaaatgtaaacaagcagaagggacattctttcatatgtggtggatgtgcccgaaagtaaaagacttctgggataagatttataatgaattgaaaaaagtgttgGAAAACACgtttagtaaaaaaacaaaagcctttttactgggcattcTAAACCAAGAAATTTCAAGAGAAGATAGAATAGTTtttatgtacgccacaacagcagcaaagatTTTACTGGCAAAgacttggaagacagaagaaatacctaTGATtcaagattggcagatgaaaatgatggattatatggagctcgcggaactgaccaggaaactccgaaaccagatggacgacgcggtggagaaagattggactaaatttaaagtgtatttgaaaaaatatgttaaaataagtatttaaatgcagacaggtagaaataggtaggctacagatatagaagttagattagatttagtaatagaggaagtaatgataaggtaattaaaataagataatttttttggaaaataaataaataaatgtatgttgtggattTGCCCTATGGTCTGTTGACTGAGGGTAGTCCAGAttctaggttttttttggggggggagggatatttAACAACAAACCTGATTTTCTAAAAGACCGGGCTTTTTTCAGTAAGGAAAGcgacaggaaaatgcacttgTTCTGATGCCGCAGCATCTCTCCTCAATGCAAACAATGAATGTATGTTCATTAAATAGCTGATGCCATCTAATCAACCCTGCAATAAACAGGTTATCTCAAAGTGCCttgggagaaaagttgtttttttataataataaaaaatatccatctgtgtgggaatacgtttgtggtgcttcctgcaccttgccgcagcACAGTAACCTTCCGCGCAATGCACGGAATGCAAAGAGATGCGgcaaaggtttgctgcctggatccctccgcgcttgcaaCAAAGCGCGCCAGAAAAGCCTCTAATAACGGTCGGAAAGCAGTTTCCCGCCTAGAAACTCAGCCAAATGTAATGTTGTGATTGGTCTATgttaatgttatgacgttgttcagtttatcaataaatggcccctgctctctgtagcggtgtgtagagtgcgcgagacaagccaagagagaacaaccgtgcgagacaagcaagagagaaagcgaaagagaaaccaagccgcacagagtagtagttgggagagcgaAACTCCACCATTggctgcagtctcttagtcttttgtttcttttagttttattttggccgccttcttattcttgctctgcctatcctttcctctccggaatctccggaaccttcagaaacgaccttcagaactccaagcaacttctcacgaccttcagtttcataaccagcggacccaatcataaccagtgggagcaggcactctgggaattactggttatcccagatgttggttatccccacacatCTGCATGGAAAACATCCTTCACCGCTCTCCTAGGCATGGTTTTGCTAGATTGTGTAATTTGTCCACCTGCCAGTATAATACTTGCAAGAGATAATGTGCAATGTAATATTACATTGGGATTATCCTATCCCATGATTAATGACCTTGGAGTGGTGTTAGGCTTTTTCTTGGCAGCTGCAGCTCAGATTATGTGGTCCACCCCAGGTGTGAGCAATTTAGTGCTCTCTCTCTGTGGGCGGGGCGAGTAATTCAGCAAACAAGCCTCGAAAAACCTATAAGTTCCCTGGGATTCGAGGCTACAGTGGGGGCTTCCAGCAGCTGAAAGGAGACATTGCTTGCTTGGTATGGTATATTCTTATGTATGATCTGCCTGCTGTTTAATAAATCTTGAGActtcttagaactgtagagttggacgggatccTGACAatcatctgttccaaccccctgcaatgcaggaatatgcagctgtcccatacagggattgaacctgcaaccttagcgtTATCATCACTTGTGTCTTGTATTGTTTCTGTATGCCAGAGAAAGAAGCCCCTTGCCTTTGGCAAGACACTGTCCAAACtgtttcttaattattattatttttttttggggggggggaagttggtaGAAATAAAGAACAGCAAAAGTTGCCTTCTCTCTCAAGTATATATCATGTACCGGTAACTAAAGAGATACTTATTTTCTACTCTTATCTCTTTCCTGTAGGGAGTATCCCTGCCATCCATCTTGGGGAATGTTCTCAAGAAAAGGCTGAAGGCCTCAGAAATGCGCGTAAAACTACCCGTTGTAACTGACAGGATTTTGCCAAGAGAATAAGGGGCGGGGGAACTGAGAGTTGAAAATGGAGATAAGCTGTGAAGACCTGGGGAAAGGTCCAGGCATTGCCCTCTTTGAAGAGTTTCCAAGAGGGGCAGCACCACAAAATGTTAACCGGAAAACCCAGGAGCCGCCACCACAGCAGAGGGTGAGCCAATCTGAAGAATTCCTGAAGGACCTCCAGCCCCCAGAGCTGATTCTGGAGAATTCAGGATTCACAGAGTCCATACTGTGGGAAGATGATCCTGAAGGGTTCCTGGTCTCCTTTGAGAAAGTTGCTGAAGCTTGTCGATGGCCGAGAAAAGAATGGGCAGCTCGGCTTGTGCCGGCCCTTAGCGGAGAAGCAGCCAGAGCCTTTGGAAAGCTGGCTGCTGGTGACAGAGAGGACTATGGGAAAGTGAAGGCTGCCATCTTACAAGGGGATGCGATCAAAATGGAGGTCCAGCGCCAGTGCTTCAGGCAGTTCCGCTTCCAGGAGGTGGAAGACCCGCAGAGGGCATATGGCCGGCTCCATGAGCTTTGTCGTCAGTGGTTGAAGCCAGAGAAACACACAAAGGAGCAGATCCTGGATCTGGTGGTTCGGGAGCAGTTCCTGGCCATCCTGCCCCAGGAAACCCAGAAGAGGTTGGAGAAATGTAGCCCGAAAGCCTGTGCCGAGGCAGTGGCCCTGGCAGAAGACCTCCTGAGGAACCATCAAGAGGCCAAGATGTGGAGACTGGAGGTGAGATTTGCATGATGTGAAAACTTAATGGCCTGTCTGTTTGAAGCCAGCGCAGAGAGGTGATGTGGGTTGCCAACTGCTGAGAAAACAGGCCTGCCTTGCTCTTGTGCCATTAATAAGAGGCTTGATGTGcagcagaggttcccaaactggtccatggaccaccagtCTCCACAAGCATCGTTCAGGCACAATAGGAATGAAGAAACCTCATGGGaatgcaaaatgtattttaaaaaaaaattattattgaaagttcaaaaagtacataattatatgtgcactaaacatggtgagacgtaaataaaagagagaaagagagaaagagaaacagaacctgtGTCGAAggggaaataaaaggggaagtggggaaacgcaaaactgtatattttgcaaggttattgtacttcaccaatTCTTCAGAAATTGAGTATGGCCTCCATCCCTAATGTTTCTGTTTCAGTCCACTTTATGGGATGCAATTTTCCTTGCTGTTTCAGGAGCCGTTGCAGAAGATGACCCAGAGTTTCTTGAGAGCAGAGGAGATGGCGGCCCACTCCGCCGAGAGAGAGATCTGCAAGGAAGCCAGgcagcagggtggtggtggtgccacaCTTCTATGTAATGGTTAAGTGACTCACCATAGGCCGGCCGAGCAGTGGGGCAGGCAGGTGGCCGAGGCAGGCCTTTCTATGCCcacctctcacccccccccctttgacctTGACAGCTGCCACTGCTGATAGAAGGAAGTGTGCAGACAGAAAGGGAGGTGGGTGAAGGGGAGAAACATGAGCAGCAATTGGGGGATCTTGGGACTGGGCaaactgggaggggagggaggagtttGGGGTGAAATGTGAGTGGGTGGAGATTGGTAATGGGGCAGGGAGTTGGCAGGTGGTCTGGAATTTTTGATGTTGCTGAGCAAGCACTTTTTGTTGTGCAGAAGACGACAAAATAGGTACTGTTAACAAAACAACTCTGCTGGTCCAAGCAGCCCATTGGATTTGGCTGTGGTGCTCTGCTAAGAACAGGGCGTCCACTAGTGGAATGCCTGTTGTGATCTGTGGCTACCACAAGTGGATCTCCTCCTTTGTGTGTCCAAACTCTCTGATACTTGTAAGCAGCTTTGATTATGTTTTGAGAATGGATGGATCATGGGAATGactgaaataaataacaatacaaatgTTGCTTCTGAAAACATAACCTGTTCTTGTCTCTTACAGCCAGCAGAACAACACCCCAAAGTGTCTCTGCTCCCTTGCATTGCCCTGATGGATCAGAGTTGGCAGAAGGTGTCTTGGATGAGGTGGGTTCATGCGTTAGCTGTCCTGATATCTCCCCTCCTTCTGCAGGCTTCTGAATCTTCCTTTGCATGTTTTTTTGAATTGGGCAGCTTTTTTCTGTCACCTTGCTGCCAAATTCAGAAGGTGACATCTTTTTCATTTTAGTTTTTCCTATTCCTGACTGATTTGCCCAAAATTACCATGGAGGCCTGTCCAGCCTAatgtatggttaccagatttagaaggtgattgggccggatttggcccccgggccttaggttgcctacccatgccttagcctaatgaaggggtgatatgatagccatgttcaaatatataaaaggatgtcatatagaggaaggagaaaggttgttttctgctgctccagagaagcggacacggagcaatggattcaaaccacaagaaagaagattccacctaaacatgagaaagaacttcctgacagtgagagctgtttgacagtggaatttgctgccaaggagtgtggtggagtctccttctttggaggtctttaagcggaggcttgacagccatctgtcaggaatgctttgatggtgtttcctgcttggcagggcgttggactggatggcccttgtggtctcttccgattctaggattctattctaaGCCCATGGGCTGAAGTTTGCCATTGCTGCACTAACCCATAGGTTgttccactggcagaggaagagggggtggggggattgcACTGCTCCTGGCAGCGCGTTCCCGGTGgagtgccatcgtggctgcctccCCGCCCGCGCTGGACGCCACACCCCTGGGATGCGCGCGCGCCAGCCATTCCCCTGCCtgctcaccaccccaccccaccccacccccagttgctggaccatgaagctccaccactgggttGTTCAACAAACCATCGGTTGTCCTGAAAACAACTGGACAAGCAACAGCTTGTTTCTCCAAACTGTGTTTTCAAGTACTGATGC is from Lacerta agilis isolate rLacAgi1 chromosome 2, rLacAgi1.pri, whole genome shotgun sequence and encodes:
- the LOC117042721 gene encoding zinc finger protein 174-like, whose amino-acid sequence is MEISCEDLGKGPGIALFEEFPRGAAPQNVNRKTQEPPPQQRVSQSEEFLKDLQPPELILENSGFTESILWEDDPEGFLVSFEKVAEACRWPRKEWAARLVPALSGEAARAFGKLAAGDREDYGKVKAAILQGDAIKMEVQRQCFRQFRFQEVEDPQRAYGRLHELCRQWLKPEKHTKEQILDLVVREQFLAILPQETQKRLEKCSPKACAEAVALAEDLLRNHQEAKMWRLEEPLQKMTQSFLRAEEMAAHSAEREICKEARQQGGGGATLLSSRTTPQSVSAPLHCPDGSELAEGVLDEFQGTVDLKGATILSDTAEKAALNPIQSPVYWKVLEEEDETVAFSGGPLVLPSLVGQEKVVFVPNSDHIDTFPGWSMKRKETENSQQGSPERQGPSVIRSGETQNTVPLCPGVSLSPGVMWHQMSDQGTKQGEPTLHGMSQAFAEGIADLPQEKKLQRGYRTFSSNLAQHRQIHTRERLYQCFECEKTFWGVHALSGHLRIHKTKMEPRGKRRLLARASLTKGQRLL